The genomic region GTGATCTGCTCCTCCGCGCACTTCAACGGGGCGAAGCCGTGGCAGGAGCGGGCCGCGCTGGTGCGGCGGGAAGGGCTGGCCGGGCTGGCGGAGAGCGCCGACGCGCGCTGGTTCACGTCCGGTTTCACCGTGCCGGAGCTGGTGGACGACCACCGTCGCGCCGACCCGGACGCGTACGCCGCCTGCTGTGACGCGCTCGCCGCGTTCGATCTGCGGGACCGGCTGCCCGAGATCGCCGTACCCACCCTGCTGGTCGCCGGACGGGACGATCCGGCGACGCCGCCCGCGCATCTGCGGGAGATCGCGGACGCGGTGCCGGGCGCGGCGCTCGTGGAGCTCCCGGGCGCCTCGCACCTGGCGCCCGCGCAGTGCCCGGAGGCGGTGCTGTCCGCGCTGCGGGCGCACTTCGGCGGGCCCGCCGGACGCGGTATGGAGATGCGGCGCGAGGTGCTCGGCGTCGCGCACGTCGACCGGGCGCAGGCCCGGCAGACCCCCTTCACCGCGCGCTTCCAGGACTTCATCTCGCGCTACGCCTGGGGCGAGATATGGACCGACCCGACGCTGTCGCGCCGCGAGCGCAGCATGATCACCCTCACCGCGCTGGTCGCGCACGGCCACTACGACGAACTGGCCATGCACGTCCGGGCGGCCCGCCGCAACGGGCTCACGCCGGAGGAGATCGGCGCCGTGCTGCTCCAGAGCGCGGTGTACTGCGGGGTGCCGGCGGCGAACTCGGCGTTCGCGACGGCCCAGCGGGTGCTGGCCGAAGAGGACGGAGCCGCAGGGTGACCCTGCCGGTCGTAGCCTCGGCGGTAGCTCGCCCGGGCACGGACGGCGTGCCTACGGTGGGGGCATGTCCACCATCCTGATCACCGGCGCCACCTCGGGGCTCGGCCGGTACGTCGCCTTCGAACTCGTCCGCTCCGGGCATGTCGTCCTCGTTCACGGCCGGGACGCGGACCGCACCGAGCGGCTGGCCGAGGAGCTGCGGACCGAGGGCGACGCCGAGGGGTTGGTCGCCGACCTCGCCTCGCTGGCGCAGGTGCGGGAGCTCGCCGCGCATGTCGGCGACGCGCACCCCGAGCTGGACGTGCTGATCAACAACGCGGGGGTGGGGGCCGGCCCGCCCGGCTCCGGGCGGGAGCTGAGCTCCGACGGGCACGAGTTGCGGCTGGCGGTGAACTACCTCGCGCCGGTCGTGCTGACCCGGGCCCTGCTGCCGGTGCTCCGGGCGAACGCGCCGACGCGGATCGTCAACGTCGGCTCGGCCGGTCAGGAACCCCTCGTCGTCGACGACCCCGAGTTCATCAGGGGCTACGACGGCGTGTCGGCGTACTGCCGCAGCAAGTTCGCTCTCGCCGCGCACACCTTCGCGCTCGCCGAGGAACTGGACGGCACCGGCGTCTCCGTGAACGTGCTGCACCCGGCGACCTACATGGACACGGCGATGGTCCGCGAGGCGGACGTCACGCCGTGGAACACGGTCGCCGACGGGGCGGCCGGTGTGCTGGCACTGGCCACGCGGCACCTGGGCAGCGGCCGGTACTACGACGGGACGAGCCCGGCACGAGCCCATGAGGCGGCGTACGACCCCGAGGTGCGCAAGCGACTCGCCGCGGTGACCGAGCAGTTGCTCGGCGCCTGAGCTACCCGGCCCCGGCGCCGGCCTTCAGCGCCGCCCGTGCCCGTGCCGCCAGTCCGTCCGCGCCGCAGGAGACCGCCAGGCCCAGGCCGCGGTCGAGGTCGGTGGCCGAGCGGGCGGCGATGCCGTACTCGATGCGGGCCGCCGCGTGTTCGTACTGGCAGGGTGAGGACTCCAGGTAGGTGACGGCCTGGGCGGCGAGGCGGACCGCGCGCTGACCGGTCTCCAGGGCGGCGGCGCAGCGCAGGGCCTCCCCTATGGCGGTGTCCGTGCCGAAGCGCTCGGCCTGGCGGCGGACGTCGACGGCGAGCCGGGCAGCACGGGCCGGGTCCTCGGTGGCCAGCGCCCTGGCGAGGTCGGCCGCCCAGGGGACGAGCACGGGGTTGTGGTGCCCGCGCGCTGCCGCCGCCTTCTCGGCTGCCTCCAGTTCGTTGACGCCGTCCTTGGTGCGGCCGACGGCCAGCAGCAGCCGGCCGCGCACCGAGCGCGGGTCCGGCAGCACG from Streptomyces chartreusis NRRL 3882 harbors:
- the pcaD gene encoding 3-oxoadipate enol-lactonase; the encoded protein is MTLLDHRAEGSPSAPPLLLGPSLGTSNALWDKVAPELSITHRVVRWDLPGHGGSAAGLIGAGATVGDLADLVLALADSLGIERFAYAGVSLGGAVGLHLAVHRPQRLSSLAVICSSAHFNGAKPWQERAALVRREGLAGLAESADARWFTSGFTVPELVDDHRRADPDAYAACCDALAAFDLRDRLPEIAVPTLLVAGRDDPATPPAHLREIADAVPGAALVELPGASHLAPAQCPEAVLSALRAHFGGPAGRGMEMRREVLGVAHVDRAQARQTPFTARFQDFISRYAWGEIWTDPTLSRRERSMITLTALVAHGHYDELAMHVRAARRNGLTPEEIGAVLLQSAVYCGVPAANSAFATAQRVLAEEDGAAG
- a CDS encoding SDR family NAD(P)-dependent oxidoreductase; translated protein: MSTILITGATSGLGRYVAFELVRSGHVVLVHGRDADRTERLAEELRTEGDAEGLVADLASLAQVRELAAHVGDAHPELDVLINNAGVGAGPPGSGRELSSDGHELRLAVNYLAPVVLTRALLPVLRANAPTRIVNVGSAGQEPLVVDDPEFIRGYDGVSAYCRSKFALAAHTFALAEELDGTGVSVNVLHPATYMDTAMVREADVTPWNTVADGAAGVLALATRHLGSGRYYDGTSPARAHEAAYDPEVRKRLAAVTEQLLGA